In one Bradyrhizobium cosmicum genomic region, the following are encoded:
- a CDS encoding Na/Pi cotransporter family protein: MGTLVLLDLMGGVALLLWGLHMVHSGILRAFGPDLRWLLGKALSNRFSAFAAGLGLTALLQSSTATALLTSSFAAGGLVSVAAALAIMLGANVGTTLIVQVLSFNIAAVAPVLFVLGLVAFRSGPRSRIKDIGRVCIGLGLMLLSLHILLDTLAPAENAPGVRVVMSAITGDPVLCIMIAALITWAVHSSVASVLLIMSLAYSQFITPYAALALVLGANLGSAINPVFEGARRDDPASYRVPLGNLINRVVGIVLVLPFLSVIAEHMHAWQPDLARMIAAFHIAFNVGTAVIFIGLLDTMSRLLTRLLPDRVQETDPARPRYLDESALETPSLALADAAREALRMGDLVEVMLRKVMTAMMTGDRSLVDQVSKMDNVVDSLDEAIKLYLTKLTRGSLDEGEGRRAMEIISFAINLEHIGDIIDKNLSELATKKIKRRFQFSAEGAEELAAFHKRTMESLRIAFGVFMSGDANEARKLLVEKTALKNTELAAVERHLDRLREGRPETLETTSLHLDVLRDLRRIHSHICSVAYPVLDAAGEPYRRPETDTAALPATGAASALPR; encoded by the coding sequence ATGGGAACGTTGGTACTGCTCGATCTGATGGGCGGCGTGGCGCTGTTGCTGTGGGGCCTGCACATGGTCCACAGCGGGATTCTGCGTGCGTTCGGCCCCGACCTGCGTTGGCTGCTTGGCAAGGCGCTCAGCAACCGCTTCAGCGCCTTCGCCGCCGGCCTCGGTCTCACCGCGCTGCTCCAGAGCAGCACGGCGACGGCGCTGCTCACCAGCTCCTTCGCAGCCGGGGGCCTCGTCAGCGTCGCTGCCGCGCTCGCTATCATGTTGGGCGCCAATGTCGGCACGACGCTGATCGTGCAGGTGCTGTCGTTCAACATCGCGGCCGTCGCACCCGTGCTGTTCGTGCTCGGGCTCGTCGCCTTCCGCTCAGGACCGCGCTCGCGGATCAAGGACATCGGCCGCGTCTGCATCGGCCTCGGCCTGATGCTGCTGTCGCTGCATATCCTGCTCGACACGCTGGCGCCGGCCGAGAACGCGCCCGGTGTCCGCGTCGTGATGTCGGCGATCACGGGCGATCCCGTTCTGTGCATCATGATCGCGGCGCTCATCACCTGGGCGGTGCATTCGAGCGTCGCCAGCGTGCTGCTGATCATGTCGCTGGCCTATTCGCAGTTCATCACGCCTTACGCGGCGCTGGCACTGGTGCTGGGCGCCAATCTCGGCAGTGCCATCAACCCCGTGTTCGAGGGCGCCAGGCGCGACGATCCCGCGAGCTATCGCGTGCCGCTCGGCAATCTGATCAACCGCGTGGTCGGCATCGTCCTCGTGCTGCCGTTCCTGAGCGTGATCGCAGAGCACATGCATGCCTGGCAGCCCGATCTTGCAAGGATGATTGCGGCTTTCCACATCGCCTTCAACGTCGGCACCGCCGTCATCTTCATCGGGCTGCTCGACACCATGTCGCGCCTGCTCACCCGCCTCCTGCCCGATCGCGTGCAGGAAACCGATCCCGCCCGGCCGCGCTATCTCGACGAGAGCGCGCTGGAGACGCCGTCGCTGGCGCTCGCCGACGCCGCCCGCGAGGCGCTGCGCATGGGCGACCTCGTCGAAGTCATGCTGCGCAAGGTGATGACGGCGATGATGACGGGCGACCGCTCACTGGTCGACCAGGTCTCCAAGATGGACAATGTCGTCGACAGTCTCGACGAGGCCATCAAGCTCTATCTGACCAAGTTGACGCGCGGCAGCCTCGACGAAGGCGAAGGCCGGCGCGCCATGGAAATCATCTCCTTCGCCATCAATCTCGAGCATATCGGCGACATCATCGACAAGAATTTGAGCGAGCTTGCCACCAAGAAGATCAAGCGGCGATTCCAGTTCTCGGCCGAGGGCGCCGAGGAGCTCGCCGCCTTCCACAAGCGCACGATGGAGTCGCTGCGGATCGCCTTCGGCGTCTTCATGTCGGGTGACGCCAACGAGGCGCGCAAGCTGCTGGTGGAGAAGACGGCGCTGAAGAACACCGAACTCGCCGCCGTCGAGCGCCATCTCGACCGCCTGCGCGAGGGCCGCCCGGAGACCCTCGAGACCACATCGTTGCATCTGGACGTGCTGCGCGACCTGCGCCGCATCCATTCGCACATCTGCTCGGTGGCCTATCCCGTGCTGGACGCTGCGGGCGAGCCCTATCGCAGGCCCGAAACGGATACAGCCGCCCTGCCCGCAACAGGCGCGGCGTCAGCGCTGCCGCGCTAA
- a CDS encoding lipid-A-disaccharide synthase N-terminal domain-containing protein produces MIIHYGQALSDYLYDVFVAKFDFWLAFGLVAQLFFTARFLVQWIASERAGNSVVPMAFWFCSMGGGLMTLVYGVVKREPVIILGQALATIIYIRNIMLIIKNRGRASKTLER; encoded by the coding sequence ATGATCATCCATTACGGCCAGGCTCTGAGTGACTATCTCTACGACGTCTTCGTCGCCAAGTTCGATTTCTGGCTCGCCTTCGGCCTCGTCGCGCAGCTGTTCTTCACCGCGCGCTTCCTGGTGCAGTGGATCGCGAGCGAGCGGGCCGGCAACAGCGTGGTGCCGATGGCGTTCTGGTTCTGCTCCATGGGAGGCGGGCTGATGACGCTGGTCTACGGCGTCGTGAAGCGCGAGCCCGTCATCATTCTCGGGCAGGCGCTTGCGACCATCATCTACATTCGCAACATCATGCTGATCATCAAGAACCGTGGCCGCGCCTCGAAGACGCTGGAGCGGTGA
- a CDS encoding glycosyltransferase family 2 protein, with the protein MSSSQPSVSIVVPVRNEADNIAPLIEEITTALDSRWAYEIIYVNDGSTDATGERLASIMTQRDNLRQLRHARSGGQSAAVRSGVRAARGAIVATLDGDGQNNPAFLPDLIAAVEKGSNIGLAAGQRVGRKDTGFKKFQSRVANKVRNAILQDGTRDTGCGLKAFRRDVFLMMPYFDGLHRFLPALVRREGFDIAYVDVIDRPRRSGVSNYGFFDRLWIGIMDLAGVWWLIRRKKPTPEVTEVQA; encoded by the coding sequence TTGTCGTCGTCCCAGCCTTCGGTTTCCATCGTCGTTCCCGTGCGCAACGAAGCCGACAACATTGCGCCCCTGATCGAGGAGATCACGACGGCGCTCGATAGCCGCTGGGCCTATGAGATCATCTACGTCAACGACGGTTCGACCGACGCGACCGGCGAGCGGCTCGCTTCGATCATGACGCAGCGGGACAATCTGCGTCAGCTTCGTCACGCCCGATCGGGGGGCCAGTCGGCGGCGGTGCGCAGCGGCGTGCGCGCGGCGCGCGGTGCGATCGTGGCAACGCTCGACGGCGACGGCCAGAACAATCCGGCCTTCCTGCCGGACCTGATCGCGGCCGTCGAGAAGGGCAGCAACATCGGACTTGCCGCAGGCCAACGGGTCGGCCGCAAGGATACCGGCTTCAAGAAATTCCAGTCGCGCGTGGCGAACAAGGTCCGCAACGCGATTCTGCAGGACGGCACGCGGGACACCGGTTGCGGGCTGAAGGCGTTCCGGCGCGACGTCTTCCTGATGATGCCCTATTTCGACGGGCTGCATCGTTTCCTGCCGGCGCTGGTCCGACGCGAAGGTTTCGACATCGCCTATGTCGATGTGATCGACCGGCCGCGCCGTTCCGGCGTGTCCAATTACGGCTTCTTCGACCGGCTGTGGATCGGGATCATGGATCTCGCCGGCGTCTGGTGGCTGATCCGTCGCAAGAAGCCGACGCCTGAGGTGACCGAGGTGCAGGCATGA
- a CDS encoding phosphatase PAP2 family protein codes for MSAPTNIAPRPGYPAQLLAVSGRALAQLVRTPSHSRRAEAARKLARHSLWLSAAGAALVIVLMVLFDQTEIQLMPARGTPSLWPIRILTDFGKDEYVLSVLGLALVVVALVAAGRHGTDRALLLGLGTRLQFLFLSVALSVFVAEILKYLIGRGRPFVGGKANPFNFVPFEGTGAYASLPSGHAVTAFALAFAVSALWPRLRVFMFTYAIVILLTRLVLLAHHPSDVVAGALVGMVGAMAVRYWFAARRLAFAIRADGTIVPLPGPVPGRFKRVARGASAP; via the coding sequence ATGTCGGCCCCGACCAACATCGCGCCGCGCCCGGGCTATCCCGCGCAATTGCTCGCCGTGTCGGGCCGCGCGCTGGCGCAGCTTGTCCGCACGCCCTCGCATTCGCGCCGTGCCGAGGCCGCACGCAAGCTGGCGCGGCATTCGCTGTGGCTGAGCGCGGCAGGCGCCGCGCTCGTCATCGTGCTGATGGTTCTGTTCGACCAGACCGAGATCCAGTTGATGCCGGCGCGCGGCACGCCGAGCCTGTGGCCGATCCGCATCCTTACCGATTTCGGCAAGGACGAGTATGTGCTCTCGGTGCTGGGGCTTGCGCTGGTGGTCGTGGCGCTCGTTGCGGCCGGACGTCACGGCACCGACCGCGCGCTGCTGCTGGGCCTCGGCACGCGGCTCCAGTTCCTGTTCCTGTCCGTTGCCTTGTCCGTGTTCGTCGCCGAGATCCTGAAATATCTCATTGGACGCGGCCGTCCGTTCGTCGGCGGCAAGGCCAATCCTTTCAACTTCGTCCCGTTCGAGGGGACGGGGGCTTATGCCAGCCTGCCGTCGGGCCATGCGGTGACGGCGTTCGCGCTGGCGTTTGCGGTCTCGGCGCTGTGGCCGCGCCTGCGCGTGTTCATGTTTACTTACGCAATCGTGATCCTGCTAACGCGTCTGGTGCTGCTCGCGCATCACCCGAGCGATGTCGTGGCCGGTGCTCTGGTCGGCATGGTCGGCGCGATGGCGGTGCGCTACTGGTTTGCCGCCCGCAGGCTGGCCTTTGCCATCCGCGCCGACGGCACCATCGTGCCCCTTCCGGGGCCGGTTCCGGGACGCTTCAAAAGGGTTGCCCGCGGGGCATCCGCCCCATAA
- a CDS encoding ArnT family glycosyltransferase, with product MAETYPSPRFGAPREPKSPVNPGSRLVSMLDFVTASHARAVGFLLVCALLLFLPGFFTIPPVDRDEARFAQATKQMVESGDYVDIRFQEDVRYKKPVGIYWLQSAAVEIASALKLPKAELRIWVYRIPSLIGAVGAVLMTYWAALGFVTRRAAVLAALLMSASVLLGVEARLAKTDAMLLFCVVAAMGAMARAYLSWQRAEDETHPPWSWPAIFWTALAVGILIKGPLILMFAGLTIVALAIQDRDASWLWKLRPLWGLMWMLVLVLPWFVAIFWRAGDAFFADSVGGDMLSKLGAQESHGAPPGLYLALFWITFWPGAPLAAMAAPAVWRARREPGAQFLLAWLVPSWIVFEAVLTKLPHYVLPLYPAIAILTVGALERRVLSRSWLMRGSAWWFAIPAAGSIIAVVGAVMLTRQPAFVAWPFIAASLIFGLFAWWLHDNNRAERSVLNALVAALMLAVTVYGIVLPSLTPLFPSIEIARALRNVTCVGPKAAAAGYHEPSLVFLTGTQTLLTDGSGAADFLRQGSCRFALIEQRSERGFALRAEAIGLRYKVGARIDGYNFSQGRAISISIFRSEGTE from the coding sequence ATGGCCGAGACCTATCCCAGCCCCCGTTTTGGCGCACCGCGCGAGCCGAAATCGCCCGTGAATCCGGGCAGCCGGCTCGTGTCGATGCTCGACTTCGTCACGGCGAGCCACGCCCGCGCGGTCGGCTTCCTGCTGGTGTGCGCGCTGCTGCTGTTCCTGCCCGGCTTCTTCACCATTCCGCCGGTTGACCGCGACGAGGCGCGCTTTGCCCAGGCCACCAAGCAGATGGTCGAGAGCGGCGACTATGTCGACATCCGTTTCCAGGAAGACGTCCGCTACAAAAAGCCGGTTGGCATCTACTGGCTGCAATCGGCTGCGGTTGAAATCGCCTCGGCGCTGAAGCTGCCGAAGGCCGAATTGCGGATCTGGGTCTACCGGATTCCGTCGCTGATCGGCGCGGTCGGCGCCGTGCTTATGACCTATTGGGCCGCGCTCGGCTTCGTCACGCGGCGCGCCGCCGTGCTTGCCGCGCTGCTGATGAGTGCTTCCGTGCTGCTCGGCGTCGAGGCACGGCTCGCCAAGACCGACGCGATGCTGCTGTTCTGCGTCGTCGCCGCGATGGGCGCGATGGCGCGGGCTTACCTGTCGTGGCAGCGTGCCGAGGACGAGACGCATCCGCCCTGGAGCTGGCCCGCGATCTTCTGGACGGCGCTCGCCGTGGGCATCCTGATCAAGGGCCCGCTGATCCTGATGTTCGCAGGACTGACGATCGTCGCGCTCGCGATCCAGGACCGCGATGCCTCCTGGCTGTGGAAGCTGCGCCCGCTCTGGGGCCTGATGTGGATGCTGGTGCTGGTGCTGCCCTGGTTCGTCGCGATTTTCTGGCGCGCGGGCGATGCCTTCTTTGCCGACTCCGTCGGCGGCGACATGCTGAGCAAGCTGGGCGCCCAGGAATCCCATGGCGCGCCGCCGGGGCTGTATCTCGCGCTGTTCTGGATCACCTTCTGGCCGGGCGCGCCGCTGGCGGCAATGGCGGCGCCCGCGGTGTGGCGGGCGCGGCGCGAGCCCGGCGCACAGTTCCTGCTGGCCTGGTTGGTCCCGTCCTGGATCGTGTTCGAGGCGGTGCTGACCAAGTTGCCGCATTACGTGCTGCCGCTGTACCCGGCGATCGCGATCCTCACCGTCGGCGCGCTGGAACGGCGCGTGCTGTCGCGCTCCTGGCTGATGCGCGGCTCGGCCTGGTGGTTCGCGATTCCCGCCGCCGGCTCGATCATCGCGGTGGTCGGCGCTGTCATGTTGACGCGGCAGCCGGCTTTCGTCGCCTGGCCGTTCATCGCGGCCTCGCTGATCTTCGGCCTGTTCGCCTGGTGGCTCCACGACAACAACCGCGCCGAGCGCTCGGTGCTCAACGCGCTGGTCGCTGCCCTGATGCTGGCGGTCACGGTCTACGGCATCGTGCTGCCGTCACTGACGCCGCTGTTTCCGAGCATCGAGATCGCGCGCGCGCTTCGCAACGTCACCTGCGTCGGTCCAAAGGCGGCTGCGGCCGGCTATCACGAGCCCAGCCTCGTGTTCCTGACCGGCACCCAGACGCTGCTCACCGACGGCTCGGGCGCGGCGGATTTCCTGCGGCAGGGCAGCTGCCGCTTCGCGCTGATCGAGCAGCGCTCGGAGCGTGGCTTCGCGCTGCGCGCCGAGGCGATCGGGCTGCGCTACAAGGTCGGCGCGCGCATCGACGGCTATAATTTCTCACAAGGGCGCGCGATCTCGATCTCGATCTTCCGCTCCGAAGGCACCGAGTAG
- the pbpC gene encoding penicillin-binding protein 1C translates to MGENVDGRDKPGHDGARSRGLRILSAFALSVILAIAGFVGWVYSLGPLPLDEARQVSTTIVDRNGKLLRAYAMADGRWRLPVDAKANVDPTYLKLLLAYEDQRFYAHNGLDPFALGRAALQFGTRGHIVSGGSTISMQLARLMEPRRQRSLYAKLRQIVRGIEIERSMSKAEILDLYLALAPYGGNLEGIRAASIAYLGKEPRRLSLAEAALLVALPQSPETRRLDRYPEAARKARDRVLDRMVEEHVVSADDATQAKAVAVPKLRKPMPILAPHASDAALATVKDTPVIKLTLDATLQKVLEPLARDRAIALGPNISVGIIVVDNDSGDVLARVGSADYFDESRAGQVDMTRAIRSPGSTLKPFIYGLAFEDGFVHPDSLIDDRPVRFGSYAPENFDMTFQGTVPVKKALQLSLNVPAIVLLDRVGASRLSSRLRQAGGNLVLPKDEAPGLAMGLGGVGVTLQDLAQLYAGFARLGTTKPLREVMAAKDDREPLRLLDPVAAWQVGNVLLGTPPPENAAHNRIAFKTGTSYGYRDAWSVGFDGRMTIGVWVGRPDGAPVPGLIGRVAAAPILFDAFARTGKTLVPLPKSPKGTLVASNAKLPLPLKRFRAVGELVRTGSEQALHIQFPLNGSRIDVDRSGGTESAAMPVKVAGGVLPMTVMVNGTALGEIDGRRQRLIDPPGPGFARLTVIDATGAADTVVIRIQ, encoded by the coding sequence ATGGGCGAGAACGTGGATGGCCGGGACAAGCCCGGCCATGACGGAGCAAGGAGCAGGGGCCTTCGTATCCTTTCTGCGTTCGCGCTCAGCGTTATCCTCGCCATCGCCGGCTTCGTCGGCTGGGTCTACTCCCTCGGACCTCTCCCGCTCGACGAAGCGCGTCAGGTCTCCACCACCATCGTCGACCGCAACGGCAAGCTGCTGCGCGCCTATGCGATGGCCGATGGTCGCTGGCGGCTGCCGGTCGACGCCAAGGCCAATGTCGATCCGACCTATCTGAAACTGCTGCTCGCCTATGAAGACCAGCGCTTCTACGCGCATAACGGCCTCGACCCCTTCGCGCTGGGGCGCGCCGCGTTGCAGTTTGGGACGCGCGGCCACATCGTCTCGGGCGGCTCGACGATCAGCATGCAGCTCGCGCGCCTGATGGAGCCGCGGCGGCAGCGCTCGCTCTATGCAAAGCTGCGGCAGATCGTGCGGGGAATCGAGATCGAGCGCAGCATGAGCAAGGCCGAGATCCTCGACCTCTATCTCGCGCTGGCACCTTACGGCGGCAATCTCGAAGGCATCCGCGCGGCGTCCATTGCCTATCTCGGCAAGGAGCCGAGGCGGCTCTCGCTGGCCGAGGCCGCGCTGTTGGTGGCGCTGCCCCAATCGCCGGAAACGCGCCGGCTCGACCGCTATCCCGAGGCCGCGCGCAAGGCGCGCGACCGCGTGCTCGACCGCATGGTCGAGGAGCATGTGGTCAGCGCCGACGACGCGACGCAGGCCAAGGCGGTCGCCGTGCCGAAGCTGCGCAAGCCGATGCCGATCCTGGCCCCGCACGCCTCCGACGCGGCGCTCGCGACGGTCAAGGATACGCCCGTCATCAAGCTGACGCTCGATGCGACCTTGCAGAAGGTGTTGGAGCCGCTGGCGCGGGACCGCGCCATTGCGCTGGGACCGAACATCTCGGTCGGCATCATCGTGGTCGACAATGACAGCGGCGACGTGCTCGCGCGGGTCGGCTCTGCCGATTATTTCGACGAGAGCCGGGCAGGGCAGGTCGACATGACCCGCGCCATCCGCTCGCCGGGCTCGACGCTGAAGCCGTTCATCTATGGGCTCGCCTTCGAGGACGGCTTCGTGCATCCCGACAGTCTGATCGACGACCGGCCGGTCCGCTTCGGCTCCTACGCGCCGGAGAACTTCGACATGACGTTCCAGGGCACGGTGCCGGTGAAGAAGGCGCTGCAACTGTCGCTGAACGTGCCGGCCATCGTGCTGCTCGACCGCGTCGGCGCGAGCCGGCTGTCGTCACGGCTGCGGCAGGCCGGCGGCAATCTGGTGCTTCCCAAGGACGAGGCGCCCGGTCTTGCCATGGGCCTCGGCGGCGTCGGCGTGACGCTGCAGGACCTCGCCCAGCTCTATGCCGGCTTCGCCCGGCTCGGCACCACCAAGCCGCTGCGCGAGGTGATGGCCGCCAAGGACGACCGCGAACCGCTGCGGCTGCTCGATCCGGTCGCGGCCTGGCAGGTCGGCAACGTGCTCTTGGGCACCCCGCCGCCGGAAAACGCCGCGCACAACCGCATCGCCTTCAAGACCGGCACCTCCTACGGCTATCGCGACGCCTGGTCGGTCGGGTTCGACGGCCGCATGACCATCGGCGTCTGGGTCGGCCGGCCCGACGGCGCGCCGGTTCCCGGCCTGATCGGGCGCGTGGCGGCCGCGCCCATCCTGTTCGATGCCTTCGCCCGGACCGGCAAGACGCTGGTCCCGCTGCCGAAGTCGCCCAAGGGAACCCTGGTCGCCAGCAACGCGAAGTTACCTTTGCCGCTGAAGCGTTTTCGCGCCGTAGGGGAACTGGTTCGGACCGGCAGCGAGCAGGCGCTGCACATCCAGTTCCCGCTGAACGGTTCGCGGATCGACGTCGATCGTTCCGGCGGCACTGAGAGCGCGGCGATGCCGGTGAAGGTCGCAGGCGGCGTCCTGCCCATGACCGTCATGGTTAATGGCACGGCGCTTGGCGAGATCGATGGTCGGCGCCAGCGCCTGATCGATCCGCCCGGTCCAGGCTTTGCCCGGCTGACCGTGATCGATGCCACTGGCGCCGCGGACACAGTCGTCATTCGAATTCAATGA